The genomic DNA gaaAACCtcaaacccattctcagttcaaatcaaggaaaaaaatcatacaattttttttaattaatagagataaaaaaaataataagtcaatttagaatccaatatggccgccgaatactgtgttaacgcTCAGAGAGAATAAAAGATTGACAATGcccttgaaaacaagactgtGAAACCCCAAATTTATTTTATGGAATAAGCAATCACATGgaaaagtttggagagaatttaAGAGCTTTGATTTTcagaaaaattgtgaaaatgagCCGATATACATAACAAAAGATAATTAGGTGCGTTCTAGACTTCGAGTACCGTGACGGAGCCCAATGCAGACAAGACAATGATGGCCCATTGATTGGTTAGTGTTGTTACCTATTTCACTAACAAAACTAAATGTCGTCGTCCTATATATAGTAGCTTTTTCATGGCAAAGTGTGCTCAATCTTCTTTTTAACTAATAAATTTACCTTTGATATGACAGATTACGAAGGTACAAAATGGAAGCAACTTTTAATCATattattaaatgattttgatagAGAGCTGAATATTGGTAGATTTTTGTGAGAGGAAATACTCACTTTGCTATATCTGTGAAATCCAGATTTAGATCGTCGTTGGGCGACTGTAAAGAAAGTTAATCTATGaatgacatgaaaaatgtaaaGAAACACAGTAACATGAAACATTATTCACCATGTTGACCGGGGAGGGGATAACTGCAAGATCCTTGAGCTTGCTAGTCGAAGGGGTGGATGGGATGAGGTGAAAAAAAAACTCTTTCATTTACCCCTCAATACATGGAGTGAGttcataaatatcaaaatgtcgTATTGTATTTTCTGATGACTTTGGTAAATGttgtgttttaaatatttaacgAGAAAAATCATCGTCGTAAAACGTCGTAAAACCATGTGGCCTCTTTGCGGCAACAGGACGACAGAGAATTTCCTAAGACTCGCGGACATAGACAGGTGCAACACTGCATGTAAATATAGGgacctccccccccctcccccccaataataatatctaaataatatatataatatacacatgacAGAATAGTATATGACTTGAACTTTGGTAGCATGACTTGGggctatatttgtatttatcatGGTATTCTGtatacattattaaaatataGTGAATATTGTGTATACCACAACACTGATAACATATTTCAGATTTTCAGAGATTAAAATATGTCTTGTGTGTTCAagaaccacgaatgatcaaaaGTGAATACAAAAAAGGTACGAAATAACAAAAGGcagatacaaatatacatgactTACTAGATCGACGCAAATATTTTCTTGGTATGTGTTTTACCGTCGACTATGAAATTTtgtcagaaaaaaattatgttgcTGAAATAACGTTCAACCGCAGTATTGACGGTAACTATGGAGTAATCAATTAAGGAACACACGCAAACATTGTTTTTGAAATACTCACCCGTGCTGGAGACAATAAAGAGGAAGGAAAGCACAATTCTCAAatccattttgaaaacaactaCGAATCATAGACGGTCTATAGTCTAATTTAGAGTTTGATTTTATCTTACTTCAGGTTTGTGAAATGAGGTCAAATGAACACTGCTTACACAGGATGCTAACGTGATACAAATCATAGATAAGATAAGTACTCGATTGTTCAAGCATCCGGACTAGAATAACATCCATAACTCATTGTACTTGTCTGGGGATGTCTCTGACAACAGACACAATTCTACAATTGATAAAACCAtagatgtattagtgagataaAACAATAAAAGAATCGCCATCCTATCCGTTGTTCATTGGTGCAATACGATGTACTGAACTTTTCAAAgtgatttttgttttcttttctcaCGCATACATTTTGTGAGATCAAGGTCACCGCATGTACTGTTAACTCTATCTTTGCACTTTTATCATGTTTTGAACGATCTCTGTCCTTTTTAGATATCGATTGTTTTGGTCTGTTCTTATCTCGTGGCCCTCCTAACCTTCATTGTAAACGACTGAAGTGATTGAATTCCACCGGATACAACATCACTCCTGACCGGGTTACGCAAACAAAATGCTGACCTCGGATATCAGAGTTGAAAAAGTTGCATCATTAAAACAGGATTGTACTATTTGTGTTACTTATACCTTATAAAGTTACAGCTGCAACTTGAATGTGTTTTTGGAAATTACAGCTGCAACTAgaatgtgtttttgaaaacgGTTCGTTAGGTACACTAACTTACTCGTaacattgtacaccctgaacagtattgcaccacctgtgggtaaacatagtTTTGCAGATGTACACCcgataaatcaaatgaaattgattttggggGTCgatacccaaaaatcagcgccctcaacggcgatcgtGATTTCAACCAGTTTCTGTCcaaaaaaatgatactccagttataAGTAAAGTTTCAATATAGCAACAGATTAAAAAAACCAAGCTTTTAcgcaagatttaaacttgtcactacactaaaTGTGGAAAAttttgaccactaattaacagatacaatgtctttttatgagTACATGACCAATTATTAGCGAATATATCTTTCATTACTCAGTGAAAAAAATGTCgaagttgcagctagtacaagTTTAATAAAATCACAGACAGTGAAAAGGTAGTGTTATATGCTATAAACAGTATTCTGTATAATGTTTAAAAATTGCCTACAATGTGCTAGACCAAAGATTGTGAATTCAAGATTTATGACTAGACATCAGTGTCTGCAGAGATTGACACATTTTTTCAGATTTACCTTTGACCAAAAGAACTTCAAAGTAATGATGGACCATGTCATTAAAgcaggggagagagagagagagagagagagagagagagagagagagagagagagagagagagagagagagagagagagagagagagagagagagagagagagagagagagagagagagagagagagaggggggagagagagagagagagagagagagagagagagagagagaaatccCTGAGTGATCTGTTTTATATACTGACAGTGTAAgcttaatataattataataaccaTTGACAGTTGagttattattatacatgtacatgtgtatatgttaaagccttacattttgtgtgtgttaaAACATCATGGTGTGACTCTACATAacaaaaagtgacattttcTTTTGATCTAGCTGCATGATAAAACTGCTAGAGGGGGTAGAGTGTAATGCATATATCACTAGATGTCAAAGTATTTGACCAAGCAGAATCATCAGCTCGAATATATCATCACATATTTTTTTGGCATGACTGACAtggtagagggcgctataaccaTAACCTCACATATATCCACGCACAGCATAGTCGAGAACTCGGACGTATTTTTCAGATATACTTttaataaaaatgtcttttaatGTTACATAAGTTGCCCAAAGTGGACCAAATTGCAACACATTTACTGCTGGGACAGAAAGGCAGAGGTATTACTGCTGATTTCCCTCATGTTATCATTATCTTCTCTCTCTGTACTGTCGAGTCTGTTGTGCCTGTATCAAATGATACCTACATTTCCCAAGCAGAGTTCACACAACTACATTCATTTTGGTAGCACAGAGTCCGTTGTGCTTTGGAGTAAAAGTTGCTCCCCATATTTCTAAAGCACagattttgatgtttttgtatCAAAAAAAGTCATCACTTCTCTCACAGAGTTTGTGCTGTTTCTAGAAGTACATTTTTTCAGTAACTCAGAGTCTGTTAGGCTGGAAGTTCAAGTTAGCCACTCTCATTATTTCTTAACTTTCTGAGTTTGCAGTAATTGTAGAACCAGTTGTCTGTCAACTCTTACACTTGTAGCATCTGTTACCCTTCTTTCTGAAGCACCAAGTCTGTAGTCCTTTGAGTCTGTAGCTCTTCTGGTAAAAATTACCCTCTTTTATAGTTATAGTACTGCAAATATTGTCCTGGAAAGTGCTCTGCTTCTTATTTCTGGACTACTGTGAAAGTGTGTTGATCCATGAGTTCATCAATTTTCTCTTGAAGGAGTTCAACTATCTCACCAGAAATGAAAACGTGAGTGTCGTCCAAATCTTGTATAATGAATTTCTTTCCCATAGAATTAGTTTCATCAAGATGAAGTAGAAACTGTTTCATTGTAGGGTCACTATGaaaaaaacataatatacaaattacaatttcaatacaCGGGATGACAGTTTGCCCTGAACATGTGTTATTGGCATACAATAGAACGGATACGACAATGTTAATTCCGCTACTCAATATTCAGTAATATCACGTCTTCCACTCTAAAGCTATTTGCCATCATAACTGAGGAATAACCCTACTTACCACTCGACCAACACACCTCTTGTTACGTGAACCATTTTGGTGACATTCGTGTGTTCGTGAATATTCTACTCCAGTAACCGTAAACAGCGCCCCCACATTTATCACTAATAAACTACATTTTTCTCGGCAACAAATTAAATTTCTCCAGAATGTGCATTGCTTTAAGAGCGGTTTTAGTCAAATTCAAAGAATGGATTGTACTGTTGAagaaaaatttgtcaaaatgtatACGATTGATTCTGAATATTTTTCTCTAGCATGCACTTTGACACTGCAAGTCCCTGtacattgacctttgaactgAAACGTGTTCAGGCTGTGAAGGTCGAACGGTACCTGGTAAACATTTTTGGTCGTGTTTCACtcatttttttcacatataGAAGCATAAGAATCTACATTTTGTCTTCTTTAACCATGTCTTTTGCTACCCACGTACTTCGTAGAGGCCTTGCAACCGGTGTTTGGAGGATGGCTGCCATAAATCATATTACGGTGATCGGCGGAGGATCGATGGGGAATGGCATTGCCCAGGTAACTGAACCCACGCTGAAACTATATAATCAACGTAGACAGTAATTTCGTCTTTTGGTAGAGAAATATAATCCGTTCTATCACATACCTTAACACGGATTTTCACTTACCAAATATTTCATTGTTAACTTGACTTGTGAGATTTggttttgttttatataatgCTAGCCCAGTGCTTGGAATTTATTTCCGATTTCGTGACTTTGATCACCCGACCGTGGACTTTTGTTGTCACATAGATGTCGAATAAGAAAATAGTGGATTGATTGATACCACTGGACGCGTTAAATCTTAAATTACCAGTAGTTAAATGCACGTGCGCCCATGGCATGGCCACGTACAACAGTCACCTGTTCGATGAGGATCAGTCTGTTATGCATGAATTATATAACCAACATTTTATATTGATAAAGGCGTTTACACAACTCAGTGGCATGCATTTTCAATATAACTGAATTTTTGCATCAGAAAAGTTATTATGTGTTCACCGATATTATTATCCAATTCATAGTCCCCCTATCACTGTTCGATTATTCTACTAACaaagttatatatacatacgtcATGGAGGTCCTTCCTACGTCCATGTACATTCTTATGGGTATGTCATGTTTGAACAGCTTACTAATGTAATTAGATAATTTACTATAAGTGTTCAATACATCATGAATGAATGAGTAAAAGTGCAAGTTACCTGTAGTAAGGACATGTCAGTTGTTAATATTTAATTACTTCTAGGTGTCTGCACAAGCTGGTTACCAGGTAACCATGGTTGACCAAACAGAGGAGATCTTACAGAAATCTGTTGGTATTATTAGTAAAAGCTTGCAAAGGGTGGTTAAGAAGAAATTTGCTGATGACCCTGCTGTAAGTTGTGTtatctgtgatattttgatgttatttttatttcccaatattttcttcgttcagccaaggaaaatacaggtggcctaagggggctttgtcactacaagttacTTGACTCATAACGACAACCCATAGGTCTTGAGTTTTttcgaagaaaaatattggagataattataccagtgccagtaatatcaaagaaaaacagggaaagtaatggcaattttgaatgttttgactcacattttgaacacagcagaaccagtgatataGACACATGTTGTGGTAACATAGACGCATgctgtcatgacgtagaacaaccagagtatatattccacattttttgttcaacttggctcgtgcatggtataactTATATCATTCAGTATGCACATTATGTCAAATTGCTGACAGTAATAGTGACTTCCAACTAACTTCtgacaatttacataatgaacCAAAGGAATGCTTAGAAACTGGAAGGACCAACCGGAGTCTTCTATCCTTGGTTTTCAAAGTTTGCAATCATTTCCAATGATTAGAATGATGCATCAATTTACACACAAATCAAACTAGACATTGAAGACAGGCAGTGACATTAATATTGTACTAGAGCAGTCTAATAGTGTTCAGTAAACCACCCACAAGTACTTCTCAACTTTTTTTCAACATGGCATAGGTCTGTGTACTCTTCGCTACCTTACATATcataaaaactgacaaaaatCACTCTTTGATTTGAGTTTTGCTTATTCCTTTATATATTATAGAAAGGTGAAGAATTTATGCAAGGTGTCATTGGTAAGATTTCAACAAATACTGATGCTG from Glandiceps talaboti chromosome 22, keGlaTala1.1, whole genome shotgun sequence includes the following:
- the LOC144452264 gene encoding general transcription factor IIH subunit 5-like encodes the protein MVHVTRGVLVECDPTMKQFLLHLDETNSMGKKFIIQDLDDTHVFISGEIVELLQEKIDELMDQHTFTVVQK